From a single Nostoc edaphicum CCNP1411 genomic region:
- a CDS encoding homocysteine biosynthesis protein produces MRTIAEINEKISRQRAVVLTTEELKARVVEIGVTKAAKEVDVITTGTFEPMESSGAIINLGHTDPPIKIRRCWLDGVPAYSGFGAVDLYLGVSSAVETTDGEEVRERGGGHVIEDLIAGKSIHVKAQGQVTDCYPRANFETTITSDTINQFYLFNPRNLYQNFIVGVNGGDRPLFTYLGPLQPRLGNAVYSNPGAISPLLNDPDLQLVGIGTRIFLGGGIGYVAWEGTQHFPLQKRLANRTPIGPSATLALIGDAKQMDAHWVRGCYFKSYGPSLMLGVGVPLPVLNEQVVEHCAVQDQDLVAPIVDFSIPRRVRPTFGLVSYAQLKSGRITIEGKAVRSAPLASLFFSRQVALELKKWIEAGTFTLTEPVSPIPMERSFLPQDRRTDF; encoded by the coding sequence ATGCGAACAATTGCAGAAATTAACGAGAAAATCAGCCGCCAACGTGCGGTAGTGTTGACAACTGAAGAATTAAAAGCACGAGTTGTAGAAATCGGTGTTACTAAAGCTGCTAAAGAAGTTGATGTAATTACCACTGGCACTTTTGAGCCAATGGAATCAAGTGGTGCAATTATCAATCTGGGACACACTGACCCCCCGATAAAAATTCGCCGCTGCTGGTTAGATGGTGTACCAGCATACTCTGGTTTTGGGGCAGTAGATTTATATTTGGGTGTGAGTTCTGCTGTAGAGACGACGGACGGGGAAGAAGTCCGAGAACGCGGCGGCGGTCATGTAATCGAAGATTTGATTGCTGGTAAATCTATACACGTAAAAGCGCAAGGACAAGTAACAGATTGTTATCCCAGAGCAAATTTTGAAACTACCATTACCAGTGACACAATTAATCAGTTTTATTTATTCAATCCGCGCAATCTTTATCAAAATTTTATTGTTGGTGTAAATGGTGGCGATCGCCCCCTCTTCACCTATCTCGGCCCTTTACAACCGCGTCTGGGAAATGCCGTTTATTCTAACCCCGGTGCTATTTCCCCCTTACTCAACGATCCCGATTTGCAACTCGTTGGTATAGGTACTCGAATTTTTTTAGGTGGCGGTATTGGATATGTCGCTTGGGAAGGCACTCAGCACTTCCCCTTACAAAAGCGTTTAGCTAATCGTACACCGATTGGGCCTTCTGCCACTTTAGCTTTAATTGGTGATGCCAAGCAAATGGATGCTCATTGGGTGCGGGGGTGTTATTTCAAAAGTTATGGGCCCTCATTGATGTTAGGCGTTGGTGTCCCACTCCCTGTATTAAATGAACAAGTAGTTGAACACTGTGCCGTCCAAGATCAAGACTTGGTAGCCCCAATAGTGGATTTTTCCATTCCCCGGCGCGTCCGTCCCACCTTTGGTTTGGTGAGTTACGCCCAACTCAAATCTGGGCGGATCACCATTGAGGGCAAAGCAGTACGCTCTGCCCCCTTAGCGAGTTTGTTTTTTTCTAGGCAAGTCGCTCTAGAGTTGAAAAAGTGGATCGAAGCAGGTACGTTTACCCTCACAGAACCAGTTTCCCCAATTCCGATGGAGCGATCTTTTCTACCCCAAGACCGTCGGACGGATTTTTGA
- a CDS encoding TMEM165/GDT1 family protein, with the protein MLTAFTAGLLLITVSELGDKTFFIAVILAMHHPRRLVFIGATSALAAMTILSVLFGQVVSLLPKVYIHYAEIALFIAFGIKLLYDASKMSAAACDTEVVEEAEAAVKKADLQLPKQKTSLAIIIEAFVLTFMAEWGDRTQIATIALAAGNNPIGVTIGAILGHAICAAIAVIGGKMIAGRISERQITFIGGCLFLVFGVLAAIEGA; encoded by the coding sequence GTGTTAACAGCTTTTACCGCAGGTTTATTACTAATTACAGTTTCAGAACTAGGCGATAAAACATTTTTTATTGCTGTGATTTTGGCAATGCACCACCCGCGGCGGCTGGTATTTATAGGTGCGACATCTGCTTTAGCGGCGATGACAATCCTTTCGGTGCTATTTGGACAAGTGGTGTCTTTGTTGCCAAAAGTTTATATTCATTACGCTGAAATAGCTTTATTTATTGCCTTTGGTATCAAGCTGCTGTATGACGCTAGTAAGATGTCCGCTGCTGCTTGTGATACGGAAGTTGTAGAAGAAGCCGAAGCTGCGGTGAAAAAAGCAGATTTGCAGTTACCAAAGCAAAAGACTTCCTTGGCAATTATCATAGAAGCCTTTGTTTTGACATTTATGGCAGAGTGGGGCGATCGCACCCAAATTGCCACGATTGCCCTAGCAGCAGGTAATAATCCAATTGGAGTGACAATAGGTGCAATTTTAGGACATGCCATTTGTGCTGCGATCGCAGTTATCGGCGGCAAAATGATAGCCGGACGCATTTCTGAGCGTCAGATCACCTTTATTGGCGGATGCCTGTTTTTAGTCTTTGGTGTCCTCGCTGCCATTGAGGGAGCGTAA
- a CDS encoding Uma2 family endonuclease, with product MAIATQPQLTLDEFLKLPETEPASDFINREIIQKPMPQGEHSLLQATLCETINGIAKSQKIALAFPELRCTFGGASIVPDVSVFRWDRIPKTPSGRIVNRFEIHPDWAIEILSPDQKLKKVLSKLLHCSRNDTELGWLINPEDESVLGIFPGQRVELYESADKLPILEGIELELTVEQVFGWLSLT from the coding sequence ATGGCGATCGCAACTCAACCCCAACTAACTTTAGACGAGTTCCTTAAACTGCCGGAAACTGAACCAGCATCAGATTTTATCAACAGGGAAATCATTCAAAAACCAATGCCTCAAGGTGAACATAGCTTGCTCCAAGCTACTCTTTGCGAAACAATTAACGGCATAGCTAAAAGTCAAAAAATTGCCTTGGCTTTCCCAGAACTGCGCTGTACCTTTGGCGGCGCTTCTATCGTCCCTGATGTGTCTGTGTTTCGCTGGGATAGAATTCCTAAAACTCCATCTGGCAGAATTGTTAATCGCTTTGAAATACATCCCGACTGGGCAATTGAGATTCTTTCTCCAGACCAAAAGTTAAAAAAAGTGTTGAGTAAATTATTGCATTGTTCGCGCAATGATACTGAACTCGGCTGGTTAATTAACCCTGAAGACGAAAGTGTGCTGGGGATTTTTCCTGGACAGCGAGTGGAATTATACGAAAGTGCTGATAAATTACCCATCCTTGAGGGTATCGAATTAGAACTAACTGTAGAACAGGTTTTTGGCTGGCTGAGTTTGACGTAA
- a CDS encoding protochlorophyllide reductase, with the protein MEQHQKPTVVITGASSGVGLYAAKALAERGWYVVLACRDLAKAQKAAQAVEIPYNSYTSIHIDLGSLESVRQFVKNFRASGKSLDALVCNAAIYMPLIKEPLRSPEGYELTVTTNHLGHFLLCNLMLEDLKKSSLEPRLVILGTVTHNPDELGGKIPPRPDLGELNGFAEGFKEPIAMIDGKKFEPVKAYKDSKVCNVLTMRELHERYHESTGIVFNSLYPGCVAETPLFRNHYPLFQKIFPLFQKYITGGYVSQELAGERVADVVADLEYNQSGVYWSWGNRQKKDGKSFVQKVSPQARDDDKGDRMWELSAKLVGLA; encoded by the coding sequence ATGGAACAACATCAGAAGCCAACGGTTGTAATTACGGGTGCCTCTTCGGGGGTGGGTCTGTATGCTGCAAAAGCTCTTGCTGAAAGGGGATGGTATGTGGTGCTGGCCTGTCGGGATTTAGCAAAGGCACAAAAAGCTGCCCAAGCTGTGGAAATCCCTTACAACAGTTATACCAGTATACATATCGACCTTGGCTCCTTGGAAAGTGTTCGCCAGTTTGTGAAAAACTTCCGAGCCAGTGGAAAGTCTCTAGATGCTTTGGTATGCAACGCCGCAATTTATATGCCCTTAATTAAGGAGCCGTTACGCAGTCCAGAAGGTTACGAATTAACTGTCACTACCAATCATCTGGGTCATTTCCTCTTATGCAACCTGATGCTAGAGGATCTGAAGAAGTCATCTTTAGAGCCAAGGCTGGTTATTTTAGGAACCGTCACACACAATCCAGACGAACTGGGTGGGAAGATTCCACCCCGTCCCGATTTGGGCGAACTAAATGGCTTTGCAGAAGGGTTTAAAGAGCCGATCGCAATGATTGATGGCAAGAAATTTGAGCCAGTCAAAGCTTACAAGGACAGTAAGGTTTGCAACGTGCTAACTATGCGGGAACTGCATGAGCGCTATCACGAGTCAACCGGTATCGTCTTCAATTCTCTCTATCCGGGATGTGTTGCAGAAACGCCGCTATTTAGAAACCACTATCCCCTGTTTCAGAAAATCTTCCCCTTATTCCAGAAGTACATCACTGGAGGATATGTGTCTCAGGAGTTGGCGGGAGAACGGGTTGCAGATGTGGTTGCCGATCTTGAGTATAATCAATCCGGTGTCTATTGGAGTTGGGGAAATCGCCAGAAGAAAGATGGCAAGTCTTTCGTGCAAAAAGTCTCTCCTCAAGCCCGCGATGACGACAAAGGCGATCGCATGTGGGAACTAAGCGCAAAATTGGTTGGGCTTGCGTGA
- a CDS encoding DUF4231 domain-containing protein, with amino-acid sequence MTTSELTNFEQKNRSKVSNRVENLSSPSDEKKLFNLKVIEYLLLAAFVSAGLLIIFLSDDKTVVISGAVSLTFLLFLLLINRQVFQNYKKAAYQSELTKKAELYSYLLTNPNSWDKDTLTLTRGKALQYSQDLIDDYKRIRGISRNLYYSLQIATVILSGVTPILVLVDKLEAGQAWLKWLPVLCPAIASIVASIVTSFPFQKNSLAANTAVELLEAEQEKFILGVTPPYRCYDVSDESQQQQKASQALEYFIVQVNNIHLNQLQQTSETQSEKTESASSNESNKPGTEVTKQKDS; translated from the coding sequence ATGACTACTTCTGAATTAACTAATTTTGAGCAAAAAAACCGAAGTAAGGTTTCTAATAGGGTTGAAAATTTATCCTCACCATCAGATGAAAAAAAGTTGTTTAACTTGAAGGTGATTGAGTATTTATTACTCGCAGCTTTTGTCTCTGCTGGACTCCTTATTATTTTTCTTTCAGATGATAAAACAGTTGTAATTTCTGGAGCGGTATCTCTAACTTTTTTGCTTTTTTTGTTGCTCATCAATAGACAAGTATTTCAGAACTATAAGAAGGCCGCTTATCAGTCTGAACTCACCAAAAAAGCTGAACTCTATAGTTATCTATTGACCAATCCTAATTCCTGGGATAAAGATACGCTGACTTTGACAAGAGGAAAGGCTTTACAATACAGCCAAGATTTGATTGACGATTATAAAAGAATTAGGGGTATATCAAGAAACCTTTACTATAGTTTGCAAATTGCGACAGTGATTTTGTCAGGAGTCACACCAATTTTAGTTCTGGTAGACAAATTAGAAGCAGGACAAGCTTGGCTCAAGTGGCTACCCGTGCTTTGCCCTGCGATTGCTTCTATAGTCGCTAGTATAGTTACCTCTTTTCCTTTTCAGAAGAATTCGCTTGCTGCTAATACAGCCGTTGAATTATTAGAAGCTGAACAAGAGAAATTTATATTGGGCGTGACTCCGCCTTATCGTTGCTATGATGTGTCCGATGAAAGCCAACAGCAACAAAAGGCAAGTCAGGCATTAGAATACTTTATTGTTCAAGTGAATAATATTCATCTCAACCAATTGCAACAGACTAGTGAGACGCAATCAGAGAAGACAGAATCAGCTTCATCGAATGAGTCAAACAAACCAGGAACAGAGGTAACGAAGCAGAAGGATAGTTGA
- a CDS encoding tetratricopeptide repeat protein, producing the protein MSQPRNRWIVRVVLAVAILAFVGVSVIPIIGAFNNTPPSSQNTASTRDSLPSADQKSKLEDVVRGYEQVLQREPENQTALEGLLKARLQLLSQKDKSEVKPADIQVVIEPLEKLAKLNPEQSEYSVLLAQAKQQIGDREGAAQAYRSILSTKPGDLKALQGMVALLISQQRPEAAIGLLQETLSNAAQANTIQPGSIDTVAVQVLLGSVHASQKRYAQASSVYDQAIKKDPKDFRPVVAKAMLLKEQGKDADAKPLFDSAAALAPAQYKDGIKKAATASSTPNPAQSPAPSPESTPK; encoded by the coding sequence GTGTCTCAACCGCGCAATCGTTGGATAGTTCGAGTCGTCTTGGCAGTGGCAATTCTTGCTTTTGTGGGTGTTTCGGTGATTCCTATAATTGGAGCATTTAATAATACGCCACCCTCAAGCCAGAATACCGCTAGCACCAGAGACAGTTTGCCCTCCGCTGACCAAAAATCAAAATTGGAAGACGTAGTACGGGGTTATGAACAGGTTTTGCAAAGGGAACCAGAAAATCAGACTGCGCTTGAGGGACTATTAAAGGCGCGGCTGCAACTACTGAGTCAAAAAGATAAAAGTGAGGTTAAACCAGCTGATATCCAAGTCGTTATTGAACCCCTAGAAAAGCTAGCGAAGCTGAATCCCGAACAGTCAGAATATTCAGTGCTACTGGCTCAAGCCAAACAGCAAATTGGCGATCGCGAAGGAGCCGCTCAAGCTTATCGTTCGATTTTGTCCACGAAACCGGGCGATTTGAAGGCTTTGCAAGGAATGGTGGCTCTGTTGATCAGTCAGCAACGCCCCGAAGCAGCCATTGGTTTGTTGCAAGAAACCCTCTCTAACGCAGCCCAAGCAAATACAATTCAACCTGGAAGTATTGATACAGTAGCGGTGCAGGTATTATTAGGTTCTGTTCACGCTTCCCAGAAACGCTACGCTCAAGCTAGCTCTGTTTATGACCAGGCAATTAAGAAAGATCCCAAGGATTTTCGCCCCGTTGTGGCAAAAGCAATGCTCCTGAAAGAACAGGGCAAAGACGCAGATGCAAAACCTTTGTTTGATAGTGCCGCAGCTTTAGCACCTGCTCAGTACAAAGACGGAATTAAAAAGGCGGCAACGGCTTCCTCCACGCCTAATCCGGCTCAATCTCCCGCACCTTCGCCGGAAAGTACGCCTAAGTAA
- a CDS encoding AI-2E family transporter, translating to MNLGQWIGLIAIVLSLYILWQIREVLLLMFAAVVLATTLNRLAKRFQSFGMKRGFAVLLAVAIFLAGVVGFFWLIVPPFAQQFQELTNQVPKGFERFNGWLDALRTRIPDELVPYIPDINSLIQQAQPFVNRVLGNSFAFVSGSLEVVLKILLVLVLTGMILVDPLAYRKVFIRLFPSFYRRRVEGILNKCEVSLGGWITGAFIAMFVVALMSLVGLSVLGIKAALALAILAGFLNLIPNLGPTMSVVPAMAIALLDDPWKVVAVLILYVVIQQVESSFITPIVMAQQVSLLPAVTLIAQLFFVTFFGFLGLFLALPLTVVAKIWLQEVLIKDVLDEWGNNHRKETEFVIVSESPGADDNWTSENSDINEKPSIDDDILKQED from the coding sequence GTGAACCTCGGTCAATGGATCGGCTTAATCGCCATAGTTCTTTCTTTATACATCCTGTGGCAAATTCGGGAAGTGCTTTTGCTAATGTTTGCCGCAGTTGTCTTAGCCACCACCTTAAATCGGCTAGCGAAACGCTTCCAAAGCTTTGGGATGAAACGTGGATTCGCCGTCCTCCTAGCAGTAGCTATCTTTTTGGCCGGCGTCGTGGGTTTTTTCTGGTTAATTGTGCCGCCATTTGCACAGCAATTTCAAGAACTAACTAATCAGGTTCCTAAAGGGTTTGAGCGCTTTAATGGTTGGCTTGACGCCCTGAGAACTCGTATTCCTGATGAGTTAGTTCCTTACATTCCAGATATCAATAGCCTCATCCAACAAGCACAGCCTTTCGTGAATCGGGTACTGGGAAACTCCTTCGCCTTTGTATCTGGCTCTTTGGAAGTAGTCCTCAAGATTTTGCTAGTGTTGGTTTTAACAGGAATGATCTTAGTCGATCCACTAGCTTACCGCAAAGTCTTTATACGGCTTTTCCCCTCATTTTATCGGCGGCGGGTAGAAGGGATTTTAAATAAATGCGAAGTCTCTTTGGGTGGATGGATTACAGGCGCTTTCATCGCCATGTTTGTAGTGGCGCTGATGAGTCTAGTTGGCTTATCAGTTTTGGGTATAAAGGCAGCACTAGCTTTAGCAATTTTGGCAGGATTTTTGAATTTAATTCCCAACCTTGGTCCAACGATGAGTGTAGTGCCAGCAATGGCGATCGCACTATTAGATGACCCCTGGAAAGTTGTTGCTGTCTTGATTCTGTACGTTGTTATTCAACAGGTTGAGAGCAGTTTTATCACCCCAATTGTGATGGCACAGCAAGTTTCTTTGCTGCCAGCTGTAACCTTAATTGCCCAACTATTTTTCGTGACTTTCTTTGGATTTTTAGGATTATTTCTGGCGCTACCTCTAACTGTTGTCGCTAAGATTTGGTTGCAAGAAGTGTTGATTAAAGATGTTTTAGATGAATGGGGGAATAATCATAGAAAGGAAACTGAGTTTGTCATAGTTTCTGAATCTCCTGGAGCAGATGATAATTGGACATCAGAAAATTCAGATATTAATGAGAAGCCGTCGATTGATGATGATATCTTGAAACAAGAAGATTAG
- a CDS encoding AAA-like domain-containing protein: protein MDELLQSVKKILQDKPLGSIQWFVLYQSWLGKTYGEMAEASGYGNNYIKEVGSELWQDLSIALGKRVTKKNLHLALKKHLEYEIADPENQIQQKFGEESNLEMVSPDFFSANKIEFPSGPVALGSPLYINRPPLEELVCNEILHPGCLIRIKAPRKTGKSSLLNRMIAYAREQDYQIVYLDFQEADQDVFASLDKFLRWFCVNVSRQLNLLPCLDDFWDTEMGSKVSCKIYFEAYLLQYIHDSPVVLALNEVHRVFEHPNIAQDFLPMLRFWHEQAKQDQTWQKLRMVVVHTTEIYIPLKLNQSPFNVGITITLPPFTLKQIQNLALRYGLNCAADCEGAKRLAPLQAMVGGHPYLVSLAFYHLCQGEMTLEVLLENASTPVGIYGQHLRELLSLLQKESELMSAMQQVIATDEKVELDAIAAYKLESMGLVQLNGNQASAMCELYRLYFSQQFGKQNNGW from the coding sequence GTGGATGAGCTTCTACAATCTGTAAAAAAAATTCTGCAAGACAAGCCTCTCGGTTCAATTCAGTGGTTTGTGCTCTATCAATCATGGTTGGGCAAAACTTACGGTGAAATGGCAGAGGCATCAGGCTATGGTAACAATTACATCAAGGAAGTTGGCTCTGAGTTATGGCAAGACCTTTCCATTGCACTTGGAAAAAGAGTAACGAAAAAAAATTTGCATTTAGCCTTGAAAAAACACCTGGAATACGAGATAGCTGATCCGGAAAATCAGATCCAACAAAAGTTCGGCGAAGAATCTAACTTAGAAATGGTTTCTCCAGACTTTTTTTCAGCAAACAAGATAGAATTTCCTAGCGGCCCTGTAGCACTGGGTTCTCCTCTTTACATCAATCGCCCTCCCCTGGAAGAACTTGTTTGTAACGAGATTTTACACCCTGGTTGCTTAATCCGGATCAAAGCACCTAGAAAAACCGGAAAAAGTTCCCTGCTCAATCGGATGATTGCTTATGCTAGGGAGCAAGATTATCAAATTGTCTATTTGGACTTTCAAGAAGCTGATCAAGACGTTTTTGCTTCCCTGGATAAATTTTTGCGTTGGTTTTGTGTCAATGTCAGTAGGCAGTTAAATCTCCTTCCCTGTCTCGATGATTTTTGGGATACGGAAATGGGCAGCAAGGTAAGCTGCAAAATCTATTTTGAAGCATATCTTTTGCAATATATTCATGATAGTCCTGTCGTTTTGGCTTTGAATGAAGTCCATCGGGTTTTTGAACATCCCAATATTGCCCAAGATTTTCTGCCAATGCTGCGATTTTGGCATGAACAAGCAAAGCAAGATCAAACTTGGCAAAAACTGCGGATGGTGGTGGTTCACACAACAGAAATTTATATTCCGCTCAAGCTCAACCAATCACCTTTCAATGTAGGGATAACAATTACACTGCCGCCATTTACCCTCAAACAGATACAGAATTTAGCATTACGTTATGGACTAAATTGTGCAGCAGACTGCGAAGGTGCAAAACGCCTTGCACCCCTACAAGCAATGGTAGGAGGACATCCCTATTTAGTGAGCCTTGCATTTTATCATTTATGTCAAGGTGAAATGACGCTGGAAGTGTTACTAGAAAATGCATCTACACCAGTAGGAATTTACGGTCAGCATTTACGAGAACTGTTGAGCTTACTGCAAAAAGAGTCAGAATTAATGTCAGCTATGCAACAGGTAATTGCAACAGATGAAAAAGTGGAGTTAGACGCGATCGCTGCTTATAAGCTAGAAAGCATGGGTTTGGTTCAACTCAATGGCAATCAAGCTAGCGCCATGTGTGAGTTATATCGTCTTTATTTTAGCCAACAGTTTGGTAAGCAAAATAATGGTTGGTAG